One region of Mangifera indica cultivar Alphonso chromosome 3, CATAS_Mindica_2.1, whole genome shotgun sequence genomic DNA includes:
- the LOC123212605 gene encoding E3 ubiquitin-protein ligase At1g63170-like has protein sequence MDVPPPETIRNIQIDQHPLLMEQLHSHNEWEHIIDITRNDDSSSSSSHDEQPHRMDLHQHEERSSSSSRAPTYHNSSSSSTNRSNSRNSSFIRRGDGYGRRGRSPLNSGLWISVELVVTVSQIIASIVVLSLSRNENPQTPLFVWVVGYTSGCVAMLPILYWRFRNRHRGIDQDSTQPHQGLSQGNLPELTTYTAISVPQASDEENNHTTETVNTNGQNAVNFTTRLNGLVDHFKMALDCFFAVWFVVGNVWIFGGHSTPSDAPKLYRLCIVFLTFSCIGYAMPFILCATICCCLPCIISVLGIREDFSQTRGATVESINALPTFKFKSKTSGNANDQDNTGVCEGGVLGAGTEKERMISGEDAVCCICLAKYLDNDELRELSCFHVFHVDCVDKWLKINASCPLCKSEVGESSSSTSPLARDSSQH, from the exons ATGGATGTTCCTCCTCCGGAAACAATTAGAAACATCCAAATTGATCAACACCCATTGCTAATGGAGCAGCTGCATAGCCATAATGAGTGGGAGCATATAATTGATATAACAAGAAATGACGATTCTTCATCTAGCTCATCTCATGATGAACAACCACACAGAATGGACTTACATCAGCATGAAGAAAGATCATCGAGCAGCAGTAGAGCCCCCACTTATcataattcttcttcttcatccacAAATAGATCAAACTCAAGGAATTCCTCATTCATAAGGAGAGGTGATGGATATGGTCGTCGTGGTAGAAGCCCATTGAATTCAGGGCTATGGATATCTGTTGAGTTAGTCGTCACTGTGAGTCAGATTATAGCATCAATTGTTGTATTGTCATTGTCAAGAAATGAAAATCCTCAAACTCCATTGTTTGTGTGGGTTGTGGGTTATACATCTGGTTGTGTTGCAATGCTTCCTATTCTTTACTGGCGTTTTCGTAATCGACACCGGGGAATTGACCAAGACTCCACACAACCACATCAAGGCTTGTCGCAGGGCAATCTTCCTGAACTTACTACATATACAGCTATTTCAGTTCCTCAAGCTTCAGACGAGGAAAATAATCACACCACAGAAACAGTAAATACTAATGGTCAAAATGCTGTAAACTTCACCACACG ACTGAATGGATTAGTGGACCATTTTAAGATGGCCCTAGATTGCTTCTTTGCAGTATGGTTTGTTGTTGGCAATGTATGGATTTTTGGAGGTCATTCCACTCCCTCTGATGCTCCCAAATTGTACAG GTTATGTATAGTGTTCCTTACCTTTAGCTGTATTGGATATGCCATGCCATTCATATTATGTGCAACAATTTGTTGCTGCTTACCTTGCATAATTTCTGTCCTGGGCATTCGGGAAGATTTTTCTCAAACTCGAGGAGCCACTGTGGAATCCATTAATGCTTTGCCAACATTCAAGTTCAAGTCAAAGACAAGCGGAAATGCTAATGATCAAGACAACACAGGAGTATGTGAAGGTGGGGTCTTAGGTGCAGGGACGGAAAAAGAGCGTATGATATCTGGGGAAGATGCG GTTTGTTGTATTTGTCTGGCAAAGTATTTGGATAATGACGAGCTTAGGGAACTATCTTGTTTTCATGTATTCCATGTCGATTGTGTTGATAAATGGTTAAAAATTAATGCATCGTGCCCTCTTTGTAAAAGTGAGGTTGGGGAGAGTAGTAGTAGTACTTCACCATTAGCAAGGGACTCTAGTCAGCACTGA